One Aneurinibacillus migulanus genomic region harbors:
- a CDS encoding PLP-dependent cysteine synthase family protein produces the protein MQVYNNIKELIGNTPIVEITSFELPKGVRLFAKLEYLNPGGSVKDRLGIELIRDAEERGVLKPGGTIIEPTAGNTGIGIALAAVGTGYRVIFVVPEKFSLEKQDLMRALGAEVVNTPTEKGIKGAIEKAKQLEQEIEGSFCPQQFGNPANPAAHYKTTGPEIWSQMDGKVDVFVAGAGSGGTFMGAARYLKEQNPNIKTVIVEPEGSILNGGEPGPHKTEGIGMEFLPEFMDPSYFNAIHTIDDVDSFHWVKELAAKEGMLVGSSAGAAMHAAMKEAQQAKPGTNIVTLFADGSERYLSKKIYQGGI, from the coding sequence ATGCAGGTTTATAACAATATAAAAGAACTCATTGGCAATACGCCCATCGTAGAGATTACTTCTTTTGAGTTGCCGAAGGGCGTACGTTTATTCGCGAAGTTAGAATACTTAAATCCCGGTGGTAGCGTCAAAGATCGCTTGGGAATCGAACTCATCCGCGATGCGGAAGAGCGCGGCGTACTAAAGCCGGGCGGCACGATTATCGAACCGACAGCTGGTAATACGGGGATTGGGATAGCGTTGGCTGCGGTAGGTACGGGATACCGGGTTATTTTTGTCGTGCCCGAAAAATTCTCGCTTGAGAAGCAGGATCTCATGCGAGCACTTGGTGCTGAAGTAGTAAATACACCAACCGAGAAGGGGATTAAAGGCGCCATTGAGAAAGCAAAGCAGCTTGAGCAGGAAATTGAAGGCTCTTTCTGCCCGCAGCAGTTTGGTAATCCGGCTAATCCGGCCGCACATTATAAGACGACCGGTCCAGAAATCTGGAGCCAGATGGACGGGAAGGTAGATGTATTTGTGGCAGGAGCCGGTTCAGGTGGTACGTTTATGGGAGCGGCTCGTTATCTGAAAGAGCAGAACCCGAATATCAAGACCGTTATTGTTGAACCGGAAGGATCGATTTTAAATGGGGGCGAACCGGGCCCGCATAAAACGGAAGGTATTGGGATGGAATTTCTGCCAGAGTTTATGGATCCAAGCTACTTCAATGCTATTCATACAATAGATGATGTAGACTCGTTCCACTGGGTGAAAGAACTGGCTGCAAAAGAAGGTATGCTGGTAGGCAGCTCCGCTGGTGCTGCGATGCACGCTGCAATGAAAGAAGCACAACAGGCAAAACCGGGAACTAACATTGTCACTCTTTTTGCTGATGGCAGTGAGCGGTATCTTAGCAAGAAAATTTATCAGGGAGGGATATAA
- a CDS encoding YuzD family protein, protein MEILVFGAEQLCASCVNLPSAKDTAEWLEAALTRKYGAHIAVRYIDIDSPLEGIEADFAARIHAEEFWYPLVVLNGKVIGEGNPKLKDIQQAIENIKLG, encoded by the coding sequence ATGGAGATTTTAGTTTTCGGAGCGGAGCAGTTGTGTGCAAGCTGTGTAAATCTTCCGTCCGCCAAGGACACAGCAGAATGGCTGGAAGCGGCCCTTACGAGAAAATACGGTGCCCATATCGCTGTTCGCTATATTGATATTGATAGCCCGCTCGAAGGGATAGAGGCGGATTTTGCGGCTCGTATCCATGCTGAAGAATTCTGGTATCCGCTCGTTGTATTAAATGGTAAAGTGATCGGAGAAGGAAACCCTAAGCTTAAGGATATCCAACAGGCGATTGAAAACATAAAGTTAGGATGA
- a CDS encoding bifunctional cystathionine gamma-lyase/homocysteine desulfhydrase, which yields MRMKTKLIHGGVDGDPLTGAVNVPIYQVSTYKQEGVGKHKGYEYSRTGNPTRHAVEEYIADIEGGVRGFAFASGMAALSTIVMMFDAGDHFVVGDDVYGGTYRVLNKVFNRFGVEVTFVNTGDVEAIAAAIRPNTKAVMLESPSNPLLKVTDIAAVAEITKEKGLLLVVDNTFMTPYWQNPLELGADIVFHSATKYLGGHSDVVAGLVIVKDEELGERMHFVQNSVGAVLGPQDSYYLLRGMKTLGVRMEEHEANTKRIAEWLSRREDIEKVYYPGLTNHPGHDIAAKQARGFGGMISFDVGSRERAEQVLSRAKIFTLAESLGAVESLISVPAQMTHASIPAERRAELGITDGLIRISVGIEDVEDLIEELEQALA from the coding sequence ATGAGAATGAAAACAAAGCTAATTCATGGTGGAGTAGATGGCGATCCGTTAACAGGTGCCGTAAACGTTCCAATTTATCAGGTCAGCACGTATAAACAGGAAGGTGTAGGTAAGCACAAAGGATACGAATATTCCCGAACAGGCAATCCGACTCGCCACGCGGTGGAGGAGTACATTGCCGACATTGAGGGTGGTGTACGTGGTTTTGCATTTGCTTCTGGGATGGCTGCGTTGTCCACTATTGTCATGATGTTTGATGCGGGCGATCATTTCGTCGTAGGCGATGATGTGTATGGTGGTACGTATCGAGTGCTAAACAAGGTATTTAACCGTTTTGGCGTGGAAGTGACATTTGTGAACACCGGAGATGTTGAAGCGATTGCTGCCGCTATCCGACCGAACACGAAAGCAGTCATGCTGGAGTCGCCGAGCAATCCTTTGTTAAAAGTTACAGATATTGCCGCAGTAGCAGAAATAACAAAAGAAAAAGGGCTTCTGCTCGTTGTTGATAATACATTCATGACACCATACTGGCAAAATCCGCTGGAATTAGGCGCGGATATCGTGTTCCATAGCGCGACAAAATATCTAGGCGGGCACAGTGACGTAGTAGCGGGCCTCGTCATTGTAAAAGACGAAGAATTAGGCGAGCGTATGCATTTCGTACAAAACTCCGTAGGAGCAGTGCTCGGACCACAGGATTCATATTATCTTCTGCGCGGTATGAAGACGTTGGGAGTCCGGATGGAGGAGCATGAAGCTAATACTAAGCGTATTGCGGAATGGCTTTCCCGTCGTGAAGATATTGAAAAAGTATATTATCCGGGCCTTACAAATCATCCCGGACATGATATTGCGGCCAAGCAAGCACGCGGCTTCGGCGGTATGATTTCATTTGACGTCGGAAGCCGGGAGCGTGCAGAACAAGTATTGTCACGGGCCAAAATTTTTACACTTGCTGAAAGCCTGGGTGCGGTAGAGAGCTTAATATCTGTTCCGGCGCAGATGACACATGCGTCCATTCCTGCCGAACGCCGCGCGGAACTTGGCATTACGGATGGTCTTATTCGCATCTCTGTAGGTATCGAAGATGTAGAGGATTTGATTGAGGAACTGGAACAGGCTCTCGCATAA
- a CDS encoding LysR family transcriptional regulator, whose protein sequence is MDIRQLEFFAEVARHKSFTKAAEQLLVAQPAISKSIKKLEEEVGLILFNRSERKVSLTAEGEALLKHAESILDQLAHAKAEMEELSGLKKGEVRIGLPSMVGSYYFPGLIIDFKKKYPDLQITVYEQGTVKIRQMLIDGEIDMGVVLEDDVEDGVEVLPFLKEEMVVCVPDSHPFAGRSAVSYEELTQESLVLFKEGYFQREITARASRMSGLPLNVTFETNQISLIKSLVAKQLGVTLFLRMVIVDDTHLVPVSLDPPVYLKLGIAWNKNAYLSKANQAFLSFMMDRMDS, encoded by the coding sequence ATGGATATTCGACAATTGGAGTTTTTCGCAGAGGTAGCTAGACATAAAAGTTTTACGAAGGCTGCAGAACAATTGTTGGTAGCGCAACCGGCGATTAGTAAAAGCATCAAAAAGCTTGAGGAGGAAGTAGGGCTTATCCTATTTAACCGTTCAGAGCGTAAAGTTTCGTTAACGGCGGAAGGAGAGGCGCTATTGAAGCACGCGGAATCAATACTCGATCAACTGGCCCACGCGAAGGCGGAGATGGAAGAATTGAGCGGCTTAAAAAAGGGTGAGGTTCGCATCGGTTTGCCGTCGATGGTTGGCTCCTATTATTTTCCAGGTTTGATTATTGATTTTAAAAAGAAGTACCCCGATTTGCAGATTACGGTATATGAACAAGGCACGGTGAAAATCCGGCAGATGCTTATAGATGGAGAAATCGACATGGGGGTCGTGCTAGAGGATGATGTGGAGGATGGAGTGGAGGTCTTACCGTTTCTTAAAGAAGAGATGGTCGTGTGTGTACCTGATTCTCATCCGTTTGCCGGACGGAGTGCCGTATCGTATGAAGAGTTGACGCAAGAATCGCTTGTATTGTTTAAGGAAGGCTATTTTCAACGGGAAATTACTGCTCGAGCAAGCAGGATGTCGGGATTGCCGTTGAACGTTACATTCGAGACGAACCAGATTTCGCTAATTAAGTCGTTGGTCGCCAAACAGCTTGGAGTAACGCTTTTTTTGCGTATGGTTATCGTGGATGATACGCATCTTGTACCTGTCTCCCTTGATCCTCCGGTATATTTGAAGCTTGGTATAGCATGGAATAAAAACGCTTATTTGTCTAAGGCGAACCAGGCGTTTTTATCTTTCATGATGGATAGAATGGATTCGTGA
- a CDS encoding YuzB family protein has product MRPMVEFCVSNLSLGSETVKKILEEENEVDVLEYGCLGNCGQCFVQPYALVNGRLIVGEDAQDLLTAIRTYIEKVRAEDEAWRELGF; this is encoded by the coding sequence ATGCGACCTATGGTTGAGTTTTGCGTGAGCAATTTGTCGCTTGGCTCTGAAACGGTGAAGAAAATTCTAGAAGAAGAAAACGAAGTCGATGTACTGGAATATGGTTGCCTTGGAAACTGTGGCCAATGCTTCGTTCAGCCGTATGCGCTGGTAAACGGCAGGCTCATTGTTGGCGAAGATGCACAGGATTTGCTTACGGCAATCAGAACATATATTGAAAAAGTCAGAGCTGAAGACGAAGCTTGGCG
- a CDS encoding NifU family protein, whose translation MNLMADTKKLEEVQEVLDKLRPFLQRDGGDCELVDVTDEGVVQLRLHGACGSCPSSTITLKAGIERALIEEVEGITEVQQVF comes from the coding sequence ATGAACCTTATGGCAGACACAAAAAAATTGGAAGAAGTCCAAGAGGTTTTAGATAAACTGCGTCCGTTCCTGCAACGCGACGGTGGAGATTGCGAACTAGTTGACGTAACAGATGAAGGCGTGGTTCAGCTTCGCCTGCACGGTGCATGCGGTAGCTGCCCAAGCTCAACAATTACGCTGAAAGCGGGTATTGAGCGCGCCCTTATCGAAGAAGTTGAAGGCATTACCGAAGTACAACAAGTATTCTAA